From a single Arachis hypogaea cultivar Tifrunner chromosome 3, arahy.Tifrunner.gnm2.J5K5, whole genome shotgun sequence genomic region:
- the LOC112786521 gene encoding LOB domain-containing protein 1-like produces the protein MEGSDTNNTTYSNSTSTSSGDPPPPAAATVAVVMSPCAACKILRRRCTEKCMLAPYFPPTEPTKFTIAHRVFGASNIVKFLQEIPESQRADAVSSMVYEASARIRDPVYGCAGAICQLQKQVNELRAQLAKTQAEVATMQFQQANLVALIYMEMAQQQSSQQQQQEFESSPQQSSMEDFNVPSPHYQQSNINYFEDNPSLNSLWEPLWT, from the exons atggagggaAGTGACACTAACAACACCACCTACTCTAACtctacttctacttcttctgGTGATCCTCCTCCTCCGGCGGCGGCAACGGTGGCGGTTGTAATGAGCCCTTGTGCAGCATGCAAGATCTTGAGGCGAAGATGCACGGAGAAATGCATGCTTGCGCCATATTTCCCTCCCACCGAGCCTACCAAGTTCACCATTGCTCATAGGGTCTTTGGCGCTAGCAACATCGTCAAGTTCTTGCAG gaGATTCCGGAATCTCAAAGAGCTGATGCAGTGAGTAGCATGGTGTATGAGGCAAGTGCAAGAATAAGGGACCCAGTTTATGGTTGTGCAGGTGCAATTTGCCAGCTTCAGAAGCAAGTCAATGAGCTTAGAGCACAATTGGCAAAAACACAAGCTGAGGTTGCAACCATGCAATTTCAACAAGCCAACCTTGTTGCCCTAATTTACATGGAAATGGCACAACAACAAAgttcccaacaacaacaacaagagttTGAATCATCACCTCAGCAATCATCAATGGAAGATTTCAATGTTCCAAGCCCTCACTATCAACAAAGTAACATCAACTACTTTGAGGATAACCCTAGCCTCAATTCATTGTGGGAGCCGCTCTGGACATGA